One Rhizobium sp. NRK18 genomic window carries:
- a CDS encoding taurine ABC transporter ATP-binding protein, with the protein MVLEIKNASVIYPFAGGRAPVEALRQIDLTLDEGDFVVALGASGCGKSTLLSLIAGFLSPTTGEILLDGRGVEGPGADRSVVFQKHALMPWLTVRENVAFGLKLQDRPKAERDRIADNFINLLGLNGFEESPIYALSGGMQQRIGIARALTCDPRVLLMDEPLGALDALTREKAQELILQIWESTRKTVFFITHSVEEALFMGTKLIVMSPRPGRITHRFDLPFSRRFIEGAKARDIKASADFIKLREQVLSIIFADEENAA; encoded by the coding sequence ATGGTGCTGGAAATCAAGAATGCCTCCGTCATCTATCCCTTCGCCGGCGGCCGTGCTCCGGTCGAAGCGTTGAGGCAAATCGATCTGACGCTCGACGAAGGCGATTTCGTCGTCGCGCTCGGCGCGTCGGGATGCGGCAAGTCCACTCTTCTCAGCCTGATCGCCGGCTTCCTGTCACCCACAACCGGCGAGATTCTTCTCGATGGCCGCGGGGTGGAGGGGCCAGGGGCAGATCGCTCGGTGGTTTTCCAGAAACATGCGCTGATGCCCTGGTTGACCGTGCGCGAGAACGTCGCCTTCGGTTTGAAGCTGCAGGACCGGCCGAAAGCCGAACGCGACCGGATCGCCGACAATTTCATAAATCTCCTCGGGCTGAATGGCTTCGAGGAATCGCCGATATACGCGCTTTCGGGCGGCATGCAGCAGCGCATCGGCATTGCCCGGGCGCTGACCTGCGACCCGCGTGTCCTGTTGATGGACGAGCCTCTGGGCGCCCTCGACGCGCTGACGCGCGAAAAGGCGCAGGAGCTTATCCTGCAAATCTGGGAAAGCACCCGCAAGACGGTCTTTTTCATCACCCACAGCGTGGAGGAGGCGCTGTTCATGGGAACGAAGCTGATCGTCATGTCGCCGCGTCCCGGCCGCATCACGCATCGTTTCGACCTGCCGTTCTCTCGCCGCTTTATCGAGGGCGCGAAGGCCCGCGACATCAAGGCGTCGGCCGACTTCATCAAGCTTCGCGAACAGGTGCTGAGCATCATCTTCGCCGACGAGGAGAATGCAGCATGA
- a CDS encoding urea amidolyase associated protein UAAP1 produces the protein MHIRRSPEEIAANRARYEEHQKKGLEFAPKALPGKSPLPAPTIAADRIVHREVIPGGWYWSTKVKKNEVLRVSLEDGFSTLSLVAWNAADPSERLNLPDTVKLQWTTGLGKGRVIFSDMGKVMFSIVEDTSGAHDCLMGGSTASSNAKKYATANSQAMRNTRDNFIIATTKLGLDKRDIPAALALFAPVRVDSDGRFVWKPELLNGADYVELRAEMDMTIVFSNCPHPLDPNPAYAPNPVSVTRIAASEPAADDLCRTATAEAVRGFENNAFSEA, from the coding sequence GTGCACATCAGACGTTCTCCGGAAGAAATCGCCGCCAACCGCGCGCGCTATGAAGAGCATCAGAAGAAGGGGCTGGAATTCGCCCCGAAGGCACTGCCGGGCAAAAGCCCGTTGCCGGCGCCGACCATCGCCGCCGACAGGATCGTCCACCGCGAGGTCATTCCCGGCGGCTGGTACTGGTCGACGAAGGTGAAGAAGAACGAGGTGCTGCGCGTCAGCCTCGAAGACGGCTTCTCGACGCTTTCGCTCGTTGCCTGGAATGCCGCCGACCCGTCCGAAAGGCTGAACCTGCCCGATACGGTGAAGCTGCAGTGGACCACCGGGCTTGGCAAGGGCAGGGTGATCTTCTCCGACATGGGCAAGGTGATGTTCTCGATCGTAGAGGACACGTCCGGCGCTCATGACTGCCTGATGGGCGGCTCCACCGCCAGCTCCAATGCGAAGAAATATGCGACCGCCAACAGCCAGGCGATGCGCAACACGCGCGACAACTTCATCATCGCCACGACGAAGCTCGGCCTCGACAAGCGCGATATTCCCGCGGCGCTTGCGCTTTTTGCGCCGGTTCGGGTGGACAGCGACGGCCGGTTCGTCTGGAAGCCGGAGCTTCTGAACGGGGCCGACTATGTCGAGCTTCGTGCGGAGATGGACATGACCATTGTCTTCTCCAATTGCCCGCATCCCCTCGATCCGAACCCGGCCTATGCCCCGAATCCGGTGAGCGTGACCCGCATTGCCGCAAGCGAGCCGGCGGCGGACGACCTCTGCCGAACGGCAACCGCCGAAGCCGTTCGCGGCTTCGAGAACAACGCCTTTTCGGAAGCCTGA
- the hisD gene encoding histidinol dehydrogenase, whose product MSRTYLKKADKTAESDSASVTETVRTILEEIEKGGDAAAKAYAAKFDRYDGDILVGRAQIEAAAASLPQKVKDDIRFAHDNIRKFAEAQKATLTETEIEIVPGLVAGQRVIPCQAAGCYVPGGRYSHVASAIMTVTTAKVAGCGHITVCSPPRADGVHPAILYTADLCGADSILAMGGVQGVAAMAFGLFGQPKSDILVGPGNQFVAEAKRLLFGRVGIDMLAGPTDSLIVADATADAEIVAADLVGQAEHGYNSPVWLVTDSMELAETVIRIVPDFIDTLPEPNRASAIAAWRDYAEVIVCSDREEVAATADDYAPEHLSVQAADLDWWLARLKCYGSLFLGEETTVAYGDKSAGPNHVLPTSGAARYTGGLSVHKFMKVVTWQRATQAGSRPVALATARISRLEGMEGHARTADIRLRKYFPGENFDLSAAE is encoded by the coding sequence ATGTCGCGTACCTATCTGAAAAAGGCGGACAAAACCGCCGAGAGCGATTCTGCCTCCGTCACCGAAACGGTGCGGACCATCCTGGAGGAAATCGAGAAGGGTGGCGATGCCGCCGCGAAGGCCTATGCGGCGAAATTCGATCGCTATGATGGAGACATTCTGGTTGGCCGCGCCCAGATCGAGGCCGCGGCGGCCAGCCTGCCGCAGAAGGTGAAGGATGATATTCGCTTCGCGCACGACAATATCCGCAAGTTTGCCGAGGCGCAGAAGGCGACGTTGACGGAGACGGAAATCGAGATCGTGCCGGGTCTCGTCGCTGGGCAGCGGGTGATCCCCTGCCAGGCGGCCGGCTGTTACGTACCCGGCGGACGCTACAGCCATGTCGCCTCGGCGATCATGACCGTGACGACGGCAAAGGTCGCCGGCTGCGGCCACATCACCGTCTGCTCGCCTCCGCGCGCCGACGGGGTTCACCCGGCCATTCTCTACACCGCCGACCTTTGCGGCGCCGACTCGATCCTTGCCATGGGCGGGGTGCAGGGCGTGGCCGCGATGGCTTTCGGCCTGTTCGGGCAGCCGAAGTCCGACATTCTCGTCGGCCCCGGCAATCAATTCGTCGCCGAAGCCAAGCGCCTTCTCTTCGGTCGCGTCGGCATCGACATGCTGGCCGGGCCGACCGACAGCCTGATCGTGGCCGATGCCACCGCAGACGCCGAGATCGTTGCCGCCGATCTCGTCGGGCAGGCGGAGCACGGCTACAATTCGCCCGTCTGGCTGGTCACCGACAGCATGGAGCTGGCAGAGACGGTCATCAGGATCGTCCCGGATTTCATCGACACCCTGCCGGAGCCGAACCGGGCCAGCGCGATTGCAGCCTGGCGTGATTATGCAGAAGTGATCGTCTGTTCAGACCGCGAGGAAGTGGCGGCGACGGCCGATGATTATGCGCCGGAACATCTGAGCGTTCAGGCAGCGGATCTCGACTGGTGGCTGGCGCGGCTCAAGTGCTACGGATCGCTGTTCCTCGGCGAGGAAACGACGGTCGCCTATGGCGACAAGTCGGCGGGCCCCAACCACGTCCTGCCGACCTCCGGCGCCGCGCGATATACGGGCGGACTGTCGGTCCACAAGTTCATGAAGGTCGTGACCTGGCAACGCGCGACGCAAGCCGGCTCCAGGCCCGTGGCGCTTGCGACGGCCCGCATCTCGCGGCTTGAGGGGATGGAGGGCCATGCCCGCACGGCCGATATCCGGCTGCGCAAATACTTCCCCGGCGAAAATTTTGACCTGTCGGCGGCCGAGTAG
- the tauA gene encoding taurine ABC transporter substrate-binding protein, giving the protein MTVLISTSAMAETIIIGHFGNPTPMQLLASSDAIQKATGWDVEWRKFASGTDVIAAMASGDVVLSELGSSPLAIATSQGVDIQLIAFSDVIGSAESLIVSNSSGIKTLADLKGKRIAVPVGSTAHFSLIGALKHEGIAESEVTIMNMPPDQIAAAWQQNAIDAAWIWQPVQSEILKTGTLLLGAEKTAEWGYPTFDAWVVNTKFGEENKDKIVAFLKEVDRVNKSYLADPAKWTADSEEVKTLASATGADPAQVPEILKGFTFLPMADQVSDTWLGGASKTLKGTADFLKSAGRIDTVADDYTPFVNSTYADAAK; this is encoded by the coding sequence ATGACCGTGCTCATTTCAACCTCCGCAATGGCGGAAACGATCATCATCGGCCATTTCGGCAATCCGACACCGATGCAGCTCCTGGCGAGCTCGGACGCCATCCAGAAGGCGACAGGCTGGGACGTCGAATGGCGCAAGTTCGCGTCCGGCACCGACGTCATCGCCGCGATGGCATCCGGTGATGTTGTGCTGTCGGAACTGGGTTCCTCGCCCCTGGCGATCGCCACCAGCCAGGGCGTCGATATTCAGCTGATCGCCTTTTCAGACGTGATCGGTAGCGCGGAATCGCTGATCGTCAGCAATTCGTCCGGCATCAAGACGCTCGCCGACCTCAAGGGCAAGCGCATTGCCGTGCCGGTCGGCTCGACCGCGCATTTCTCGCTGATCGGCGCGCTGAAGCATGAGGGCATTGCCGAAAGCGAAGTCACCATCATGAACATGCCGCCGGACCAGATTGCCGCCGCCTGGCAGCAGAACGCCATTGATGCCGCCTGGATCTGGCAGCCGGTACAGTCCGAAATCCTGAAGACGGGAACGCTGCTGCTCGGCGCCGAGAAGACCGCCGAATGGGGGTATCCGACGTTCGATGCCTGGGTTGTGAACACCAAGTTCGGCGAGGAAAACAAGGACAAGATCGTCGCCTTCCTCAAGGAAGTCGATCGCGTCAACAAGTCCTATCTGGCCGATCCGGCCAAGTGGACCGCCGACAGCGAAGAGGTCAAAACGCTTGCGTCTGCGACGGGTGCCGATCCTGCACAGGTTCCGGAAATCCTGAAGGGCTTCACCTTCCTGCCGATGGCGGATCAGGTGTCCGATACCTGGCTTGGCGGCGCGTCCAAGACCCTCAAGGGCACCGCGGACTTCCTGAAATCCGCGGGCCGTATCGATACGGTTGCCGACGACTACACGCCGTTCGTCAATTCCACCTATGCGGACGCTGCGAAGTAA
- a CDS encoding ABC transporter permease subunit produces MVKRLSKAKATRPGETYGVPGQGDTLLLSVATIFILIAVWWLVTAMGWVKPLFVPSPGAIVSKFFSTLESGFTGTSLLVHVGVSTARVFSAFILACVVGIPLGLAMGMSPLIRGIFDPPIEFYRPIPPLAYLPLMIIWFGIGETSKVLLIFLSVFAPVALGARSGVKSAAIEQIHAAYSFGASRWKVMRYVILPAAMPEILTAMRIGIGFGWTTLVAAEMVAATKGIGYMVLSASQFLQTPTVIMGIIIIAAIAYAFDMLMRFIEHKLVPWKGKA; encoded by the coding sequence ATTGTCAAACGCCTGTCCAAGGCGAAAGCGACACGGCCAGGCGAAACCTACGGCGTTCCGGGGCAGGGCGATACGCTGCTCCTCAGCGTGGCGACCATTTTCATTCTCATCGCCGTCTGGTGGCTCGTCACCGCCATGGGCTGGGTCAAGCCCCTTTTCGTGCCGTCGCCGGGTGCCATTGTCTCCAAGTTCTTCTCGACGCTCGAGTCCGGCTTCACCGGCACCTCGCTTCTCGTCCATGTCGGCGTTTCGACGGCGCGCGTCTTCAGCGCCTTCATTCTCGCCTGCGTCGTCGGCATTCCGCTCGGACTGGCCATGGGAATGAGCCCGCTCATTCGCGGCATTTTCGATCCGCCGATCGAGTTCTACCGGCCGATCCCGCCGCTCGCCTATCTGCCCCTGATGATCATCTGGTTCGGTATCGGTGAAACCTCCAAGGTGCTGCTGATCTTCCTGTCGGTCTTTGCGCCGGTGGCGCTTGGCGCCCGCTCGGGGGTCAAGTCGGCGGCGATCGAGCAGATCCATGCGGCCTATTCGTTCGGCGCCAGCCGCTGGAAGGTCATGCGCTATGTGATCCTGCCGGCCGCCATGCCGGAAATCCTGACCGCCATGCGGATCGGCATCGGCTTTGGCTGGACGACGCTGGTGGCCGCCGAAATGGTCGCCGCGACCAAGGGCATCGGCTACATGGTGCTCTCGGCCTCGCAGTTCCTGCAGACGCCGACGGTCATCATGGGCATCATCATCATCGCCGCCATCGCCTATGCGTTCGACATGCTGATGCGCTTCATCGAGCACAAGCTGGTGCCGTGGAAGGGCAAGGCCTGA
- a CDS encoding alpha/beta fold hydrolase, which produces MTMLALKRTGESGPPLVFVHGYLGGAGLWEEQLQAFSDGFRCLAPNLAGFGDSAGMLAPDTIEGHARHVLDTLTEAGVDTFHLLGHSMGGMVVQQMAAMAPERIERLVLYGTGPVGMLPDRFEAIDVSRQRLKTEGLQATAARIAATWFEIGERAERYPICLAEGAKATMQAALASLSAWETWDGSDNLAAFPMPTLVIWGDGDRSYGWSQPERLWRTIPNCRLAVVPGCAHIVHMEKPEIFNAIVRDFLAG; this is translated from the coding sequence ATGACCATGCTCGCCCTGAAACGAACGGGAGAGAGCGGGCCGCCGCTCGTTTTCGTGCATGGCTATCTTGGTGGCGCGGGCCTGTGGGAGGAGCAGCTGCAGGCCTTCTCGGACGGCTTTCGTTGTCTCGCGCCCAATCTCGCGGGGTTCGGAGACAGCGCCGGCATGCTCGCGCCGGATACGATCGAAGGCCATGCCCGGCATGTGCTCGACACGCTGACCGAGGCAGGCGTCGACACGTTCCATCTCCTCGGCCATTCCATGGGCGGCATGGTGGTTCAGCAGATGGCGGCGATGGCGCCGGAACGCATAGAGCGGCTGGTTCTCTACGGCACCGGGCCGGTCGGCATGCTGCCGGACCGCTTCGAAGCGATCGACGTGTCGCGCCAACGTCTGAAGACCGAAGGGCTGCAGGCGACCGCCGCCCGCATAGCAGCCACTTGGTTTGAAATCGGCGAACGGGCCGAACGCTACCCCATCTGCCTTGCCGAAGGGGCGAAAGCCACGATGCAGGCCGCCCTTGCCAGCCTTTCCGCCTGGGAGACATGGGACGGCTCGGACAATCTCGCGGCTTTCCCCATGCCGACGCTGGTGATTTGGGGCGACGGCGATCGATCCTACGGCTGGAGCCAGCCGGAAAGGCTGTGGCGCACGATCCCGAATTGCCGATTGGCCGTCGTCCCCGGTTGCGCGCACATCGTGCACATGGAAAAGCCTGAGATCTTCAACGCCATCGTTCGGGATTTCCTGGCCGGATAG
- a CDS encoding ABC transporter permease: MRWINTRPSNGLKLALALLPFAALLTAYMIGSAARLAENANDKLLPSFAGFADAINRMALMADARTGDYLLWTDTAASLTRLFSGIGIATAIALAVGMLIGMLPYVRAFLAPFVATISMVPPLALLPILFIIMGLGEASKITLIVIGVTPIMIRDLALKALELPREQIIKAETLGGSSWQIALRVVLPQILPRLFTCVRLQLGPAWLFLIAAEAISSDAGLGYRIFLVRRYLAMDVIFPYVVWITLLAVGTDLVLDRLRIAIFPWSDLEKNA; the protein is encoded by the coding sequence ATGCGCTGGATCAATACGCGCCCGTCGAACGGACTGAAGCTCGCGCTTGCGCTTCTGCCCTTCGCCGCATTGCTGACCGCCTACATGATAGGCTCGGCGGCGCGGCTGGCGGAAAACGCCAATGACAAGCTTTTGCCGAGCTTTGCGGGATTTGCCGACGCCATCAATCGCATGGCGCTGATGGCGGATGCGCGCACCGGCGACTATCTGCTCTGGACCGACACGGCGGCGAGCCTGACCAGGCTTTTCTCGGGCATCGGCATCGCGACGGCCATCGCGCTGGCAGTCGGCATGCTGATCGGCATGTTGCCCTATGTCAGAGCCTTTCTCGCTCCTTTCGTCGCCACGATCTCCATGGTGCCGCCGCTGGCGCTGCTGCCGATCCTTTTCATCATCATGGGCCTCGGCGAAGCCTCCAAGATCACCCTGATCGTCATCGGCGTGACGCCGATCATGATCCGCGACCTGGCTCTGAAAGCCCTGGAGCTGCCGCGCGAGCAGATCATCAAGGCCGAAACGCTCGGCGGCTCGTCCTGGCAGATTGCGCTTCGCGTCGTGCTGCCGCAGATCCTGCCGCGGCTGTTTACCTGCGTGCGCCTGCAGCTCGGCCCTGCCTGGCTGTTTCTGATCGCTGCCGAAGCCATCTCGTCGGATGCCGGCCTCGGCTACCGCATCTTCCTCGTCCGCCGCTATCTGGCGATGGATGTCATCTTTCCCTATGTCGTCTGGATCACGCTGCTCGCCGTTGGCACGGACCTGGTCCTCGATCGGCTGCGCATCGCCATCTTCCCCTGGTCCGACCTGGAGAAGAACGCATGA
- a CDS encoding aspartate/glutamate racemase family protein yields the protein MAAAGPRRRIGIIGGMGPEATALLMNRIIAATPAEDDADHVPMFVDNNPQIPSRIAALIEGKGEDPGPVIAGMASRLEAFGAEALAMPCNTAHHYADRIRAAVTIPFLDMVQLSAERMAAQMGTGAKIGMLASPAVRITGVFDHAFDGTGCQPLYLKYDAPLLSLIRHIKKGGSLEEARASMLRLARSLLDQGADGLLVSCSELSLVSAAVPSDAFTLDTLDVLAEACVAFSTGEEG from the coding sequence ATGGCAGCGGCAGGGCCCAGGCGGCGGATCGGCATCATCGGCGGCATGGGTCCCGAGGCGACAGCGCTGCTGATGAACCGGATCATTGCGGCCACTCCGGCCGAGGACGATGCCGATCATGTGCCGATGTTCGTCGACAACAATCCGCAAATTCCCTCCCGCATTGCAGCCCTCATTGAAGGCAAGGGCGAAGATCCGGGTCCCGTGATCGCCGGAATGGCATCGAGACTTGAGGCCTTTGGCGCAGAAGCGCTCGCCATGCCGTGCAATACGGCGCACCACTATGCGGACCGGATCCGTGCGGCCGTGACGATCCCGTTTCTCGACATGGTGCAGCTTTCCGCTGAGCGGATGGCGGCGCAGATGGGGACCGGCGCGAAGATCGGCATGCTGGCTTCGCCGGCGGTGCGGATCACCGGCGTTTTCGATCACGCGTTTGACGGCACGGGCTGCCAGCCCCTCTATCTCAAATACGACGCGCCTCTTCTGTCGCTCATCCGGCACATCAAGAAGGGCGGCAGCCTTGAGGAGGCGCGTGCTTCCATGCTGCGGCTTGCGCGAAGCCTTCTGGATCAGGGGGCGGACGGCCTGCTCGTCTCCTGTTCGGAGCTGTCGCTGGTTTCAGCGGCCGTGCCGTCTGACGCTTTTACACTGGATACCCTGGACGTTCTGGCGGAGGCCTGCGTGGCCTTCTCCACCGGCGAGGAGGGGTGA
- a CDS encoding putative urea ABC transporter substrate-binding protein: MQTFKKILSITALSASLAVAAFAPAHAEAKKEFKVAWSIYVGWMPWGYAADHGIVKKWADKYGITIDVTQFNDYVESMNQYTAGQFDAVTLTNMDGLSIPAAGGVDTTAVIVGDFSNGNDAVILKDKDKFEDIKAQKVNLVEFSVSEYLLARGLESIGMSEKDVTIVNTSDADMVAAYKTPDVTAVVTWNPLVSTILEEPDAHKVFDSSQIPGEIIDLMVANTDVLKDNPDFGKALAGIWYDTMKAMAGDSDEAKAAREEMGKASGTDLAGFDAQLAATKLFDKPEDAVSFTTSAELPKTMDHVRNFLFEKGLLGNGAASADVIGIEMPDGSVLGDKGNVKLRFATTYMDAAAKGAL; this comes from the coding sequence ATGCAGACTTTCAAGAAAATCCTTTCCATCACCGCTCTTTCGGCTTCGCTTGCCGTGGCTGCCTTTGCGCCTGCGCATGCGGAAGCCAAGAAGGAGTTCAAGGTCGCCTGGTCGATCTATGTCGGCTGGATGCCCTGGGGCTATGCGGCCGACCACGGCATCGTCAAGAAGTGGGCGGACAAATACGGCATCACCATCGATGTCACGCAGTTCAACGATTACGTTGAATCCATGAACCAGTATACGGCCGGTCAGTTCGACGCCGTCACGCTCACCAATATGGATGGCCTGTCGATCCCGGCGGCCGGCGGCGTCGACACGACCGCGGTCATCGTCGGCGACTTCTCGAACGGCAATGACGCCGTCATCCTGAAGGACAAGGACAAGTTCGAGGACATCAAGGCCCAGAAGGTCAACCTCGTCGAATTCTCCGTATCGGAGTATCTGCTGGCGCGCGGTCTCGAAAGCATCGGCATGAGCGAGAAGGACGTCACCATCGTCAACACGTCGGACGCCGACATGGTCGCCGCCTACAAGACGCCGGACGTCACGGCCGTTGTCACCTGGAACCCGCTGGTCTCGACCATCCTGGAAGAACCCGACGCTCACAAGGTCTTCGACAGCTCGCAGATCCCCGGCGAAATCATCGACCTGATGGTCGCCAACACGGACGTGCTGAAGGACAACCCCGATTTCGGCAAGGCGCTCGCCGGTATCTGGTATGACACGATGAAGGCGATGGCGGGCGACAGCGACGAGGCCAAGGCCGCGCGCGAGGAAATGGGCAAGGCATCGGGCACCGATCTCGCCGGTTTCGACGCCCAGCTCGCCGCCACCAAGCTCTTCGACAAGCCGGAAGACGCCGTCAGCTTCACCACGTCTGCCGAACTGCCGAAGACCATGGACCACGTGCGCAACTTCCTGTTCGAGAAGGGCTTGCTCGGCAACGGAGCTGCGTCGGCAGACGTCATCGGCATCGAGATGCCGGACGGCTCCGTGCTCGGTGACAAGGGCAATGTGAAGCTGCGCTTCGCGACCACCTATATGGACGCTGCTGCCAAGGGCGCGCTCTAA
- a CDS encoding ATP-binding cassette domain-containing protein translates to MSRLVIDKVWKEYGDQIVLEDVSIEIESRAFVALVGPSGCGKTTFLRMLLGQERQTRGTILMDGEPLPPEPGPDRGVVFQRYSVFPHLTVLGNVLIGKEMTAAGATARLFGAARRAAIDEARAMVAEVGLGHAEDKYPAQLSGGMQQRLALAQALIMKPKVLLLDEPFGALDPGIRAEIHQLMKRLWHENPMTVVMVTHDMREAFTLATRVVAFERLRDRPEEKLRYGATITRDIAIWPPRKAGQASLIRPDRDGPVTEGH, encoded by the coding sequence ATGAGCCGGCTGGTCATCGACAAGGTCTGGAAGGAATATGGCGACCAGATCGTTCTGGAAGACGTTTCCATCGAGATCGAATCCCGCGCCTTCGTTGCGCTCGTCGGCCCGTCGGGCTGTGGCAAAACCACTTTTCTCCGCATGCTGCTCGGCCAGGAGCGCCAGACGCGCGGCACCATCCTGATGGACGGCGAGCCCTTGCCGCCCGAACCGGGACCGGACCGTGGCGTCGTGTTCCAGCGCTATTCGGTCTTTCCGCACCTCACCGTCCTCGGCAACGTGCTGATCGGCAAGGAGATGACGGCGGCCGGCGCGACCGCGAGGCTGTTTGGCGCGGCGCGCCGGGCGGCGATCGACGAGGCGCGGGCCATGGTCGCCGAAGTCGGCCTCGGCCATGCCGAGGACAAGTATCCGGCACAGCTGTCGGGCGGCATGCAGCAGCGTCTGGCGCTCGCCCAGGCCCTCATCATGAAGCCGAAGGTGCTGTTGCTTGACGAACCCTTCGGGGCGCTCGATCCCGGTATCCGCGCCGAGATCCATCAGCTGATGAAGCGGCTCTGGCACGAGAACCCGATGACGGTGGTGATGGTCACGCACGACATGCGCGAAGCCTTCACGCTTGCGACCCGGGTCGTCGCCTTCGAGCGTCTGCGCGACCGGCCGGAGGAAAAGCTCCGCTACGGCGCGACGATTACCCGCGACATCGCGATCTGGCCGCCGCGCAAGGCCGGCCAGGCATCTCTCATTCGGCCTGACCGGGACGGCCCGGTCACGGAAGGCCACTAG
- a CDS encoding urea amidolyase associated protein UAAP2 — protein MTDFVATSPARTPENAVQDHYIPAEAPFSTFVKKGQVLRIEDSYGQQAVDTLFYNATDFSERYSNQETMREQGAAYITTGTKIMSSEGRLMAIMTADSCGRHDTSAGACSCESNTVRFGHGTKYLHACRDNFVIEVSKHGMSKRDVAPNINFFMNVPIEPDGKMTIVDGISAPGDYVELKAEMDVLLVISNCPQINNPCNGFDPTPIRVLVWDDEA, from the coding sequence ATGACCGATTTTGTTGCAACATCACCCGCCCGCACGCCCGAGAATGCTGTTCAGGACCATTACATTCCGGCCGAAGCACCGTTTTCGACCTTCGTGAAAAAGGGACAGGTCCTGCGCATCGAGGACAGCTACGGCCAGCAGGCCGTCGATACGCTGTTTTATAACGCGACCGATTTCTCCGAGCGCTATTCCAACCAGGAGACCATGCGCGAGCAGGGCGCGGCCTACATCACGACCGGCACGAAGATCATGTCGAGCGAAGGCCGGTTGATGGCGATCATGACCGCCGACAGCTGCGGCCGCCACGACACGTCCGCAGGCGCCTGCTCCTGCGAGAGCAATACCGTGCGTTTCGGGCATGGCACGAAGTACCTGCATGCCTGCCGCGACAACTTTGTCATCGAAGTGTCGAAGCACGGGATGAGCAAGCGCGACGTCGCCCCCAACATCAACTTCTTCATGAACGTGCCGATCGAGCCGGACGGGAAGATGACCATCGTCGACGGCATTTCCGCGCCCGGCGATTATGTGGAGTTGAAGGCGGAGATGGACGTGCTTCTCGTCATCTCCAACTGCCCGCAGATCAACAATCCCTGCAACGGCTTCGATCCGACACCGATCCGCGTCCTCGTCTGGGACGATGAGGCCTGA